In the Candidatus Cloacimonadota bacterium genome, CGTGCCCTACAGCTTCAAGCTGGATAGCGGCGCCGGCTATCTGCGCCTCAGCCAGTTCAACGAAAACACCGCCCAGGAACTCCGCGCCGCCCTCACCGCCCTCGAAGCCGAAGGCATCAACGGCCTTATCATCGATCTGCGCTGGAATCCCGGCGGCCTGCTCGACCAGGCGGTGGACACCGTGAACGAATTCATCGGCGCCAACAAACTGGTGGTGGAAACCAAGGGACGCATGCCCTCGGCCAACCGCCAATACCTCACCCGCAACCCCACCAAGACCCGCGACTACCCCATCATCGTGCTGGTGAACGAAGCTTCCGCCAGCGCCTCCGAGATCTTCGCCGGTTCCCTGCAGGATTGGGACAAGGGCCTGGTGCTGGGCAAAACCACCTTCGGCAAAGGCAGCGTGCAGCAATTGATCCCGCTGATCAACGGCAACGGCATCAAGATCACCACCGCCTATTACTACATCAAATCAGGCCGCTGCATCCACAAGAAGAGCAACGACAAGATCCTGCTGGGCAAAGAGATCTCCGCCTCGGACATCAGCGCCGAGGAAGAGCTCAACCTCAAGCAGATCTACAAAACCGTGAACAACCGCGAAGTTTACGGCGGCGGCGGCATCACCCCGGACATCGAGGTCGAGGGCGAGCCCATGACCAATTTCGCCGTGGAACTGCGCCGCCAGAACACTTTCTTCAATTTCGCCGTGGACTACATGGTGGAGAAAGACCACAGCATCAGCCGCAACTTTGTGGTGGACGACGCCCTCCTGAACCGCTTCCTCTCCTACGCCTCAGCCCACGACATCAAATACACCGAAGCCGATCTGGACAGCACCCGCGCCTACATCCGCACCGTGCTGAAAAGCGAGCTGCTGCGCAACGTCTACGGCGACCTTGAGGCCTACAAAACCACCATCCAGCTTGACAAGCAGTTCCAGGAGGCCGTGGCCTTGCTGAACCGGTTCCGCTCCATGGAGGATCTTTTCGCCCACGCCACGGAGATAAACAAAAACTGATGCAGGCTTCGCCCTCCGGGGCGGTATAACCTGTGGAGTTACATAGAGTGATACATATATGGAATGGCCTGTCCAGGCCTTACAACGGCCAACCGGGCCATTCCATGCTTTAACAGCCAGTTACATGAAACATACAAGGAGTTTGAAGCCATGAAACATCTGCTCATCAGCATCGCCCTTCTGGCCCTCAGTTTCGGCGCTTTCGCCCATCCCGCCAGCGAACTGCAGGCCTCCTACACCGCTTCCACGCAAACTTTGAAGCTCAGCTTCGAACACAGCGTGAAAAACCCCCTGGACCACTACATCCAAAGTATCGAGATCCGCCACAACGGCACCATGATCATCTCGCAGGTGGCCAGCGCCCAGGATACGGCCTCCGGGGGCGAATACATCTACAAGATCCCCAACCTGAAAAAGAACGACAAGATCGACATCACCCTCATCTGCAACAAAAGCGGCAGGAAAACCGCTTCCATGGTTTTAAAGTAATCAATTCCCATCCATCTCCCCATTCAAAATCCGGGACGGCCTCCCCAAGGCCGTCTTTTTTTGCTCTTTTTCAAACCGAGGGGGCGGATGGATCGGCTGGATACGTAACTTTCAACCACCCGCTCCCGCTCCGCTGGAGTCGAGCGACGCGGGAGCATCGACTACAGCGGTCAAAGGAAGTGGCAGACGTCCCCGCCAGCCATGGCCATGGCTGGTTATTCCCGCCAGGCCTGGATTCCGTCACTGCGTTCCAAAATGACGCGGGTTGGGGGCGAGGCGGTGATGGCCTGGATTCCGGGGCCCCGGCGTTGAAACGCCACCCCGGAATGACAGTCAGTTTGGAACCCTGTAACCAGTCCGCGTGAACCATTTCCATCCGTGGA is a window encoding:
- a CDS encoding S41 family peptidase, giving the protein MNNKKQKTALITIAAVWLLSAVMLFTATSVFAQTQTNGTDLYSQLGLFSEVLSKLKQSYVTELSDEELIKAAIIGMLGSTDPHTNYFTKSEYDDFTTSTKGSFGGLGIQIDKIGDYVTVISPIEGTPAFKMGITAGDKIIRVDDKNIVGVTTDEAIKYMRGEVGTNVTITISRPGVAKPLEFRITRETIKIKSVPYSFKLDSGAGYLRLSQFNENTAQELRAALTALEAEGINGLIIDLRWNPGGLLDQAVDTVNEFIGANKLVVETKGRMPSANRQYLTRNPTKTRDYPIIVLVNEASASASEIFAGSLQDWDKGLVLGKTTFGKGSVQQLIPLINGNGIKITTAYYYIKSGRCIHKKSNDKILLGKEISASDISAEEELNLKQIYKTVNNREVYGGGGITPDIEVEGEPMTNFAVELRRQNTFFNFAVDYMVEKDHSISRNFVVDDALLNRFLSYASAHDIKYTEADLDSTRAYIRTVLKSELLRNVYGDLEAYKTTIQLDKQFQEAVALLNRFRSMEDLFAHATEINKN
- a CDS encoding thiosulfate oxidation carrier complex protein SoxZ, whose protein sequence is MKHLLISIALLALSFGAFAHPASELQASYTASTQTLKLSFEHSVKNPLDHYIQSIEIRHNGTMIISQVASAQDTASGGEYIYKIPNLKKNDKIDITLICNKSGRKTASMVLK